A section of the Oncorhynchus gorbuscha isolate QuinsamMale2020 ecotype Even-year linkage group LG06, OgorEven_v1.0, whole genome shotgun sequence genome encodes:
- the LOC124038239 gene encoding zinc finger SWIM domain-containing protein 8-like isoform X1 — protein sequence MELMFAEWEDGERFSFEDSDRFEEDSLCSFISEAESLCQNWRGWRKQSGGPNSPTVKIKDGQVIPLVELSAKQVAFHIPFEVVEKVYPPVPEQLQLRIAYWSFPENEEDIRLYSCLANGSPDEFQRGEQLYRMRAVKDPLQIGFHLSATVVSPQTGQSKGAYNVAVMFDRCRITSCSCTCGAGAKWCAHVVALCLFRIHNASAVCLRAPVSESLSRLQRDQLQKFAQYLISELPQQILPTAQRLLDELLSSQSTAINTVCGAPDPTAGPSASDQSTWYLDESTLSDNIKKTLHKFCGPSPVVFSDVNSMYLSSTEPPAAAEWACLLRPLRGREPEGIWNLLSIVREMFKRRDSNAAPLLEILTEQCLTYEQIIGWWYSVRTSASHSSASGHTGRSNGQSEVAAHACASMCDDMVVLWRLAVLDPTMSPQRRLELASQLKQWHLKVIEIVKRGQHRKSLDKLFQGFKPAVESCYFNWEVAYPLPGITYCSADKKSASFCWARAVQQQRGAKAGMAGDTSELAGGGGRSGSSEGGGGDYRGRTPQQEVAVRPKETIVSKRKGLSAGGGGGVLVRLGGSVCLSLEEGSSKGMYKGAGSSSSIGGKAKLAQGGKLSSGGSAGVGGKHQAAKRRTSSEDSSLEPDMAELSLDDGSSLALGAEASNTFDFTPPPPEMLPSPSPLLREPHKYSGGGKGAGNMPKERSFEVKRVTLAATLPATESQPAFPLKENAAVVVEVAVALEKEVEVVAEMEVNGNKEVAPAGDARLSTSVAVVTVTAAAAKPPRGGRRETGAGAVALPNQSPGAGGDLVGEDDYRAYYLNAASEEGAERVPENNHEEEPDIFAGIKPLEQEGQMEVLFACAEALHAHGYSNEACRLAVELAGDLLANPPDLKVEQPQTKGKKSKVSTSRQTQVATNTLVKTSFLLTVLSERLELHNLAFSTGMFSLELQRPPASTKALEVKLAYQESEVVALLKKIPLGLVEMTSIRDRAEQLRDGNFCDYRPVLPLMLASFIFDVLCTPVCTVVSPTGSRPPSRNRNNEMPGDEELGFEAAVAALGMKTTVSEAEHPLLCEGTRREKGDLALALMITYKDDQSKLKKILDKLLDRESQTHKPQTLSSFYSSKPAASSQRSPSKHAAHNAHGHGGATGGVSKHAPNATAAAGSSSVQAVAAGGAAGQLAGSGVQNNATPGEGVSEAREQADGAQPASCDQPSEAVPFKPEGTVPSRLALGGRGAYSGRCWGSPVRQKKKHTGMASIDSSAPETTSDSSPTLSRRPLRGGWAAASWGRGQDSDSISSSSSDSLGSSSSSGSRRAGGGARAKSTDTSRYKGRRPECHAPHVPNQPSEAAAHFYFELAKTVLIKAGGNSSTSIFTQPSASGGHQGPHRNLHLCAFEIGLYALGLHNFVSPNWLSRTYSSHVSWITGQAMEIGSAALNILVECWDGHLTPPEVASLADRASRARDPNMVRAAAELALSCLPHAHALNPNEIQRALVQCKEQVHVRYSSVLQKTHRTTHDNVMLEKACMAVEEAAKGGGVYPEVLFEVAHQWYWLYEQTVGGGSGAQREGPGRCRANGGAGRRPPETGHGVTDNSGNMESSGVATVTASVTAAAVVPVISVGSTIYQSHALPGSAMAHPHSQGLHPYTTIQAHLPTVCTPQYLGHPLQHVPRPTVFPLSGGAYPQCVCVPSQGMHSAFIGAQYPFSVATGPHPPMAATAVTFPGIPVPSMTQIAVHPYHTETGLPLSTTVAGATTFSPFYPVGGVHAGATIQAIQGSSLPGMSSQPVSLVSAPFPSEDEQHSQPISQQGLHYLHSAYRVGMLALEMLGRRAHNDHPNNFSRSPPYTEDVKWLLGLAARLGVNYVYQFCVGAAKGVLSPFVLQEIIMEALQRLNPAHIHAHLRTPAFHQLVQRCQQAYLQYIHHRLIHLTPADYDDFVNIIRSARGAFCLTPVGMMQFNDVLQNLKRGKQTKELWQRISLEMATFSP from the exons atgGTCAGGTCATCCCTCTGGTGGAGCTTTCAGCCAAGCAGGTGGCATTCCATATCCCGTTTGAGGTGGTGGAGAAGGTCTATCCTCCTGTCCCTGAGCAGCTGCAGCTACGCATCGCCTACTGGAGCTTCCCTGAGAACGAGGAGGACATCCG GCTGTACTCGTGTCTGGCCAACGGCAGCCCAGATGAGTTCCAGCGAGGGGAGCAGCTGTACAGGATGAGGGCTGTTAAAGACCCTCTGCAGATAG gTTTCCACCTCAGTGCCACCGTGGTATCGCCCCAGACTGGCCAATCAAAAGGGGCGTACAATGTGGCTGTCATGTTTGACCGCTGCCGCATTACCTCCTGCAGTTGCACCTGCGGGGCCGGGGCCAAGTGGTGCGCCCACGTGGTGGCCCTCTGCCTCTTTAGGATCCACAAC GCGTCTGCAGTGTGCCTGCGAGCCCCCGTTTCAGAGTCCCTTTCCCGGCTGCAGAGGGACCAGCTGCAGAAGTTTGCCCAGTACCTAATCAGCGAGCTTCCCCAACAG ATTTTGCCCACAGCCCAGAGGCTCCTGGATGAGCTCCTGTCCTCCCAGTCCACAGCCATCAACACAGTGTGTGGGGCTCCAG ACCCCACTGCTGGCCCCTCGGCCTCTGACCAGAGCACTTGGTATCTAGATGAGTCCACGCTCAGTGACAACATCAAGAAGACACTGCACAAGTTCTGTGGCCCCTCTCCTGTGGTCTTCAG TGACGTCAACTCCATGTACCTGTCATCCACGGAGCCACCGGCTGCGGCAGAGTGGGCATGTCTGCTGAGACCTCTGAGGGGGCGGGAGCCTGAGGGGATCTGGAACCTCCTGTCTATCGTCAGGGAGATGTTCAAGAGGAGGGACAGCAACGCTGCACCTCTACTAGAGATCCTCACTGAGCAGTGTCTCACTTATGAACAG ATTATTGGCTGGTGGTACAGCGTGCGTACGTCGGCGTCCCACAGCAGTGCCAGCGGGCACACGGGGCGCAGTAACGGGCAGTCGGAGGTGGCAGCCCACGCCTGCGCCAGCATGTGtgatgacatggtggttctgtgGAGGCTGGCTGTGCTAGACCCTACCATGAGCCCTCAGAG GCGTTTGGAGCTGGCCTCCCAGCTCAAGCAGTGGCATCTGAAAGTGATTGAGATTGTGAAGCGAGGGCAACATCGCAAGTCCCTGGACAAACTGTTCCAGGGCTTCAAGCCAGCCGTGGAGTCCTGCTACTTCAACTGGGAGGTGGCCTACCCACTGCCAGGCATCACCTACTGCAGTGCTGACAAGAAGAGCGCCTCCTTTTGCTGGGCCAGGGCAGTGCAGCAGCAGAGAGGGGCCAAGGCTGGCATGGCTGGAGACACCTCTGAACTtgcaggaggaggggggagatctGGAAGCTCTGAGGGAGGTGGGGGAGACTACAGGGGCAGAACTCCCCAACAAGAAGTGGCTGTCAGGCCCAAAGAGACCATTGTGAGCAAGAGGAAGGGGTTGTCAGCCGGGGGCGGAGGAGGGGTCCTAGTGCGGCTAGGGGGCAGTGTCTGTCTTTCTCTAGAGGAGGGCAGTAGTAAGGGGATGTACAAAGGCGCAGGTTCCTCCTCGTCCATTGGGGGCAAGGCTAAGCTGGCCCAGGGGGGGAAGTTGTCCTCCGGGGGATCAGCAGGGGTAGGGGGAAAACACCAAGCGGCCAAGCGGCGCACCAGCAGTGAGGACAGCTCCCTGGAGCCTGACATGGCCGAGCTGAGCCTGGATGATGGCTCCAGTCTGGCGCTGGGCGCCGAGGCCAGTAACACCTTTGACTTCACACCCCCGCCACCTGAGATGCTACCCTCACCAAGCCCGCTACTCAGAGAGCCACACAAATACAGTGGGGGAGGGAAAGGGGCCGGAAACATGCCCAAGGAGCGCTCCTTCGAGGTCAAACGTGTCACTCTTGCTGCCACCCTGCCTGCTACTGAGTCCCAGCCCGCCTTCCCCCTCAAGGAGAACGCCGCTGTCGTCGTGGAAGTGGCTGTTGCCTTGGAGAAGGAGGTGGAAGTAGTGGCAGAGATGGAGGTGAATGGAAATAAGGAGGTGGCCCCCGCTGGAGATGCTCGGCTCTCCACCTCGGTCGCTGTTGTTACCGTGACTGCTGCTGCCGCCAAGCCACCGCGTGGTGGGCGCCGAGAGACTGGCGCTGGAGCCGTAGCCCTGCCCAATCAGAGCCCAGGGGCAGGGGGAGATCTTGTTGGAGAAGATGACTACCGGGCCTACTACCTAAATGCAGCCTctgaggagggggcagagagagtgcCAGAGAACAACCATGAGGAGGAACCAGACATCTTTGCTGGGATCAAGCCACTGGAGCAGGAGGGCCAGATGGAGGTGCTGTTTGCATGTGCAGAGGCCCTCCACGCCCATGGCTACAGCAACGAGGCCTGCAGACTGGCAGTGGAGCTGGCTGGAGACCTGCTGGCCAACCCTCCAGACCTGAAGGTGGAGCAGCCCCAGACAAAGGGTAAGAAGAGCAAGGTGTCCACCAGCAGGCAGACCCAGGTGGCCACCAACACCCTGGTCAAGACCTCCTTCCTGCTGACGGTGCTAAGTGAGAGGCTGGAGCTCCACAACCTGGCCTTCAGCACGGGCATGTTCTCCCTGGAGCTGCAGAGGCCCCCAGCCTCCACCAAGGCCCTGGAGGTCAAGCTGGCCTACCAGGAGTCAGAGGTGGTGGCTCTGCTGAAGAAGATCCCTCTGGGCCTGGTGGAGATGACGTCCATACGGGACAGGGCCGAGCAGCTCCGAGACGGGAATTTCTGTGACTACAGGCCTGTCCTGCCCCTCATGCTGGCCAGCTTCATATTTGATGTGCTGTGTACCCCAG TTTGTACAGTTGTCTCCCCCACAGGTTCCCGTCCTCCCAGCCGTAACCGGAACAACGAGATGCCTGGAGACGAGGAGCTGGGCTTTGAGGCTGCTGTCGCAGCACTGG GTATGAAGACCACAGTGAGCGAGGCAGAGCACCCTCTGCTGTGTGAGGGGaccaggagagagaaaggagacttGGCTCTGGCTCTTATGATCACATACAAGGATGACCAGAGCAAGCTGAAAAAG ATCCTGGACAAACTGctggacagagagagccagacccACAAGCCCCAAACCCTGAGTTCCTTCTACTCCAGCAAGCCAGCTGCCAGCAGCCAGAGGAGCCCGTCCAAGCACGCTGCCCACAATGCTCACGGACACGGAGGTGCCACCGGAGGGGTGTCCAAACACGCCCCAAATGCCACGGCTGCAGCTGGGTCCTCCTCTGTGCAAGCGGTGGCTGCTGGTGGGGCAGCAGGACAACTGGCAGGCAGCGGTGTGCAGAACAACGCCACACCCGGAGAGGGCGTCAGTGAGGCCAGAGAACAAG CAGATGGCGCCCAGCCTGCGTCATGTGACCAGCCGAGTGAGGCAGTCCCATTCAAGCCCGAGGGCACTGTGCCTAGTCGCTTGGCGCTGGGAGGACGGGGAGCATACAGCGGACGCTGCTGGGGCTCTCCTGTCCGCCAGAAGAAGAAACACACAG GCATGGCGAGTATCGACAGCAGTGCTCCTGAGACCACCTCAGACAGCTCCCCCACCCTCAGCCGACGTCCACTCAGAGGGGGCTGGGCTGCGGCTTCTTGGGGGAGGGGCCAGGACAGTGACAGCATCAGCAGCTCTTCCTCTGATTCACTGGGCTCCTCCTCATCGAGTGGCTCTCGCAGGGCCGGAGGGGGAGCTAGGGCGAAGAGCACAGACACCAGCAG GTATAAAGGGCGTCGTCCCGAGTGCCATGCACCCCATGTGCCCAACCAGCCATCGGAGGCGGCGGCTCACTTCTACTTTGAGCTGGCCAAGACGGTGCTGATCAAGGCCGGGGGCAACAGCTCCACCTCCATCTTCACCCAGCCCTCAGCCAGCGGGGGCCACCAGGGTCCCCACCGCAACTTGCACCTCTGTGCCTTCGAGATTGGCCTGTACGCCCTGGGCCTGCACAACTTTGTCTCGCCCAACTGGCTATCCAGGACCTACTCCTCCCACGTCTCCTGGATCACAG gcCAGGCCATGGAGATTGGCAGTGCTGCCCTCAACATCCTGGTGGAATGCTGGGACGGGCACCTCACCCCTCCCGAGGTGGCATCACTAGCAGACAGGGCATCACGGGCGCGGGACCCCAACATGGTTCGCGCTGCGGCCGAGCTGGCCCTGAGCTGCCTGCCCCATGCACACGCCCTCAACCCCAATGAGATCCAGAGGGCCCTGGTGCAGTGCAAGGAACAGGTACATGTCCGGTACTCTTCAGTTCTGCAGAAGACACATCGGACTACTCAT GACAATGTGATGCTAGAGAAAGCCTGTATGGCTGTAGAGGAGGCAGCCAAGGGGGGCGGTGTGTACCCTGAGGTTCTGTTTGAGGTGGCCCACCAATGGTACTGGCTCTATGAGCAGACAGTAGGAGGGGGCTCAGGGGCCCAGCGTGAGGGCCCGGGACGCTGCAGGGCCAACGGTGGAGCTGGGAGAAGGCCCCCGGAGACTGGTCACGGTGTGACGGACAACAGTGGCAACATGGAGTCCTCTGGTGTTGCCACAGTGACTGCCTCTGTGACAGCAGCGGCTGTGGTGCCCGTCATCTCTGTGGGCTCCACCATCTACCAATCACACGCCCTTCCTGGCTCTGCAATGGCCCACCCCCACTCCCAGGGCCTGCATCCCTACACTACAATCCAGGCCCACCTGCCCACTGTCTGCACCCCCCAGTACCTGGGGCACCCGCTGCAGCACGTCCCCCGGCCCACTGTGTTCCCCTTGTCAGGGGGTGCGTACCCACAG tgtgtatgtgtgccctcCCAGGGAATGCACTCGGCCTTTATCGGTGCCCAGTACCCGTTCTCAGTGGCCACCGGCCCCCACCCGCCCATGGCAGCAACTGCGGTCACCTTCCCTGGTATTCCCGTGCCGTCCATGACCCAGATCGCCGTCCACCCGTACCACACTGAGACCGGCCTGCCTCTGAGCACCACTGTAGCAG GAGCCACGACTTTTTCCCCTTTCTATCCAGTAGGTGGCGTCCATGCAGGCGCCACAATCCAGGCCATTCAGGGGTCATCTCTTCCTGGTATGTCTTCCCAGCCCGTCTCATTGGTCAGCGCCCCCTTCCCGTCTGAAGACGAGCAGCatagccagccaatcagccagcagGGTCTTCACTACCTGCACTCAGCCTACAGAGTTG GCATGCTGGCTTTGGAGATGCTTGGAAGGAGGGCTCACAACGACCACCCCAATAACTTCTCCCGCAGCCCCCCATACACGGAGGATGTCAAGTGGCTCCTGGGCCTGGCTGCACGGCTAG gTGTGAACTACGTGTACCAGTTCTGTGTGGGTGCGGCGAAGGGTGTGCTCAGCCCCTTTGTCCTTCAGGAGATCATCATGGAGGCTCTCCAGAGACTCAACCCCGCCCACATCCATGCCCACCTCCGCACGCCCGCCTTCCATCAGCTTGTGCAGCGCTGCCAGCAGGCCTATCTACAG TACATCCACCACCGGCTGATCCACCTGACCCCGGCCGACTACGACGACTTTGTCAACATCATCCGCAGTGCCCGCGGGGCCTTCTGTTTGACCCCTGTGGGAATGATGCAGTTCAATGACGTGCTTCAGAACCTGAAGAGGGGCAAGCAGACCAAGGAGCTGTGGCAGCGCATCTCTCTGGAGATGGCCACCTTCTCCCCATGA